In Rosa chinensis cultivar Old Blush chromosome 1, RchiOBHm-V2, whole genome shotgun sequence, a genomic segment contains:
- the LOC112182655 gene encoding ACT domain-containing protein ACR9, with the protein MGISCDDVVIVQQGKNPGEPTVVTINCPDKPGLGCDLCRTVLQFGLCITKGDFTTDKKWCYIVLWVVANQSSMKVDWERLKERLLSACPSSCFYKVYLNIQSSAPSPSPVYLLKFWCFDQRGSLHDVTKVLCELEMLIQRVKVMPTPDGRVLDLFFITDCLDLLHTKKRRDDICEHLMAALGEYCITCEVQLAGPEYESLQGNYSLPSAIAEELFSYRLTDDKACPKALSPSLATVKNTSITLDNTLSPVHTLLQIQCVDQKGLFYDVLRTSKDCKIQIAYARFSSTVKGIRNLELFIQHTDGKKIVDPERQVALCSRLKEEMLHPLRVIIANKGPDTELLVANPVELSGKGRPLVFYDVTLALKKLGISIFLAEIVRHETEDCQWEVYRFLLDDSREFPLGNREARNKIVQRVRRTLMGW; encoded by the exons ATGGGCATTTCCTGCGACGACGTCGTTATAGTCCAGCAGGGGAAGAATCCCGGCGAGCCGACCGTCGTGACGATCAATTGTCCCGACAAGCCCGGCCTCGGCTGCGACCTCTGCAGAACCGTGCTTCAATTCGGGCTTTGCATTACCAAAGGAG ATTTCACGACGGACAAGAAGTGGTGCTACATAGTGTTGTGGGTGGTGGCGAATCAGAGCTCAATGAAGGTCGATTGGGAGAGGTTGAAGGAGCGGCTGCTCTCTGCTTGTCCGTCTTCGTGTTTCTACAAGGTTTACCTCAATATTCAGTCCAGTGCTCCCTCGCCGTCGCCGGTTTACCTCTTGAAGTTTTGGTGCTTTGACCAGAGAGGCTCACTGCATG aTGTTACTAAGGTGCTGTGTGAGCTTGAGATGCTGATTCAGAGAGTGAAAGTGATGCCAACTCCGGATGGGAGGGTTTTGGACCTGTTCTTCATCACGGATTGCTT AGATTTGCTACACACGAAAAAGAGGAGAGATGACATATGTGAGCATCTGATGGCTGCCCTAGGAGAGTACTGTATCACCTGTGAGGTTCAGTTGGCAGGGCCTGAATATGAAAGTTTGCAGGGAAATTATTCTCTTCCATCAGCAATTGCCGAAGAATTATTTAGCTATCGGCTAACAGATGACAAAGCTTGTCCGAAAGCTCTCAGCCCAAGTTTGGCAACAGTGAAAAACACAAGTATTACGTTGGATAATACACTGAGCCCTGTTCATACGTTGCTGCAAATACAATGTGTGGATCAAAAGGGCCTCTTTTATGACGTATTAAGGACTTCCAAGGATTGCAAAATTCAG ATTGCCTATGCTAGATTCTCTTCTACTGTCAAAGGCATCCGAAATTTGGAACTGTTTATTCAGCACACAGATGGGAAAAAGATTGTAGATCCTGAAAGACAGGTTGCATTGTGTTCTCGGTTGAAGGAGGAGATGCTTCACCCGCTGAGAGTGATCATTGCCAACAAGGGTCCGGATACTGAACTCCTAGTCGCTAATCCAGTTGAGTTATCTGGAAAAGGACGGCCCCTCGTCTTTTATGATGTTACTCTTGCACTGAAAAAGTTGGGAATATCTATTTTCTTG GCTGAAATTGTAAGGCATGAGACTGAAGATTGCCAGTGGGAAGTCTATAGATTTCTTTTGGATGATAGTCGAGAATTTCCTTTGGGGAACAGAGAAGCTAGAAATAAGATTGTACAAAGagttagaagaactttgatggGATGGTGA